Proteins found in one Plasmodium sp. gorilla clade G2 genome assembly, chromosome: 14 genomic segment:
- a CDS encoding allantoicase, putative: protein MKESSSKQEGGVYNPLCNMNDKGSCRKRKLNEDDNINNDINEEDNNLKRKKQRKDIKNIRQIMNIFNGIFNWIVSKGMNRIPCREIENINDVDFFNFNNVLSKHYGSRIIFVTDDSISKSENILGDDNKVGWITRRRRDVGHEWLIIKLKHPSIIYGIELNFDNIAEDVCPHLSIEVSENNSIDDIIKEEEFILNERDKVGNFTTFTKNEIEDNVGDNTKVEKNKDMENIKNLDILKDTENIKNEQTIKRVDNIKNIHGTQNIVNYDKNSKRKSYNFLDSYKIDKSISDLLEQQNTPWVELLQADCVDFLKTVGKKKTYYFKINNEDLIKKPWTHIRVNLYPDGGINKINFFGEFISIFKKHTIISKQKIFLNKPENGCTLIYYHCDHIYKGHPKYIIDSYKTDGFCTRRLINRPPIILRTLTNNSICNTSIFKFGVRGIVENFSIDIGNYKYDHPECIQIYLLDCIDILTLNLLEQKKIFEEDEKLLKKKIQWIQLPPFKITTTNQKKTFFHFNLLEYNLTHMERTATHFKISILPDGGISQINVIGTVLSTSL from the coding sequence ATGAAAGAATCAAGTTCTAAACAAGAAGGGGGGGTATATAACCCCTTATGTAATATGAACGATAAAGGAAGTTGTAGAAAAAGGAAACTGAATGaggatgataatataaataatgatataaatgaagaggataataatttaaaaagaaaaaaacaaagaaaagatataaaaaatataagacaaataatgaatatatttaatggtATATTTAATTGGATAGTTAGTAAAGGGATGAATAGGATCCCATGTAgagaaatagaaaatataaatgatgtggatttctttaattttaataatgtatTATCAAAACATTATGGTTCTAGGATTATATTTGTTACTGATGATTCTATAAGTAAATCAGAAAACATATTaggtgatgataataaagttGGTTGGATTACTAGAAGAAGAAGAGATGTTGGACATGAAtggttaataataaaattaaagcaTCCATCTATTATTTATGGTATTGAATtaaattttgataatattgCTGAAGATGTATGTCCTCATTTATCTATTGAAGTATCTGAAAATAATTCAATCGATGATATAattaaagaagaagaatTTATATTGAATGAGCGAGATAAGGTTGGAAACTTTACTACATTcacaaaaaatgaaatagaaGATAATGTAGGTGATAATACAAAGGtggaaaaaaataaggatatggaaaatataaaaaatttggatatattaaaagatacagaaaatataaaaaatgaacaaacaATAAAACGtgttgataatataaaaaatatacatggGACACAAAATATTGtaaattatgataaaaattctAAACGTAAaagttataattttttagattcatataaaatagatAAATCGATTTCTGATTTATTAGAACAACAAAATACACCTTGGGTTGAATTATTACAAGCAGATTGTGtagattttttaaaaacagttggaaagaaaaaaacatattattttaaaataaataatgaagatttaattaaaaaaccTTGGACACATATAAGAGTTAATTTATATCCAGATGGtggtataaataaaattaatttcttTGGTGAATTTATTTCgatatttaaaaaacataCTATCATAtctaaacaaaaaatatttctaaatAAACCTGAAAATGGTTGtacattaatttattatcattgtgatcatatatataaaggacatccaaaatatattatcgaTTCATATAAAACTGATGGGTTTTGTACAAGACGATTAATAAATAGACCACCCATTATATTAAGAACTCTTACAAATAATTCTATTTGTAATACttcaatttttaaatttggTGTAAGGGGTATTGTAGAAAATTTTAGTATAGATATaggaaattataaatatgatcaTCCGGAATGTatacaaatttatttattagacTGTATAGATATACTaacattaaatttattagaacaaaaaaaaatttttgaagaagatgaaaaattattaaaaaaaaaaattcaatggATACAATTACCACCATTCaaaataacaacaacaaatcaaaaaaaaactttttttcattttaatttgTTAGAATATAATTTGACACATATGGAAAGAACAGCAACACATTTCAAAATATCTATACTTCCAGATGGGGGCATATCACAGATAAATGTAATAGGCACTGTTTTATCTACATCTTTATAA
- a CDS encoding adaptor complexes medium subunit family, whose amino-acid sequence MVDLFCIYSSHGKLLIEQCFNKERYKRNVHNFIKRILLNKTNNNNNNNSNNINSSNHLNNYGDNNYYLILNNTSYDYRNDKLHLLNGRCLDDKKFVYIIKNDELYFVTLIEGENNPILIIEMMQEIIKIIKKYFNIDKLKENILIHNYTIINFLINEILVQNGKPALFIHTILKELIEYDNNNNSNNNNNYYNFNYNTNNNFLNETLKIGPIPNNLYNLITQNKYININVGNSINSINNMNNINNMNNNNNNNSNGNLVMLNINNEKNINYSYSNGSYLNGKHPIYNYWRSYNQTYTSSNEIYIDVEENVNCIVNKNHKIIHYYIQGNVYINSNINGSPHIKLYFNQLDIQKCNFHYTINRNKLFYKNKDQHNVNNKNIIIQFVPLHEKYCLLHYYDKILLHPVHSNAYKMIEYHNKNNIKSNTHFNDEENINNTITNVLSLSTVEDIIKDNENKNHHDITNHNNILQQNNSNSFESSNTNVDYIEKNMNIQNNINISNNNYIEYNNNFQLNNLLNIYNNENFNIPQNYFHIPNDNCKNSYDNNLFSHPKYKLPILIKGNIQFVSTENMYKIKLNVLLNNINTNKNNSNILLNRYENILIKIPIHHFIKSVNFHTSIGNINYNEKKKCIYWFINYLTDMNTQIYANISLYVPTHEENDMNQINNINHLSPLNNFNLYPLFNFVAYASLKINGVSITDHKIEKIEIQNMKNMEIRKGCRYTTIYNNIEFRL is encoded by the coding sequence atggtggatttattttgtatttattcGTCTCATGGGAAATTATTAATAGAGCAATGTTTTAATAAAGAACGATATAAAAGGAATgtacataattttataaaaagaatactACTTAATAAAactaacaataataataataataatagtaataatattaatagtagtaatcatttgaataattatggtgataataattactatttaatattaaataatacatcATATGATTATAGGAATGATAAGCTACATTTATTAAATGGAAGATGTTTGGATGACAaaaaatttgtttatataataaaaaatgatgaattatattttgtaacaTTAATAGAAGGTGAAAATAATCCGATATTAATTATAGAGATGATgcaagaaataataaaaattataaaaaaatattttaatatagataagttaaaagaaaatatattaatacataactatactataataaattttttgataaatgaaatattagtACAGAATGGGAAACCTGCCttatttattcatacaattttaaaagaattaattgaatatgataataataataatagtaataataataataattattataattttaattataatactaataataattttttgaatGAAACATTAAAAATAGGTCCTATaccaaataatttatataatttgataacacaaaataagtatataaatataaatgttggAAATAGTATTAatagtattaataatatgaataatataaataatatgaataataataataataataatagtaatggCAATCTTGTTATgcttaatattaataatgagaagaatataaattatagtTATAGTAATGGTTCCTATCTTAATGGGAAACATccaatatataattattggaGATCATATAATCAGACATATACATCatcaaatgaaatatatatagatgttgaagaaaatgtaaattgtattgttaataaaaatcataaaataatacattattatatacaaggtaatgtatatattaattctaATATTAATGGTTCACcacatattaaattatattttaatcaaTTAGATATTCAAAAATGTAATTTCCATTATACAATAAATcgtaataaattattttataaaaataaagatcaacataatgtaaataataaaaatataataattcaattTGTACCTTTACATGAAAAATATTGTcttttacattattatgataaaattttattacatCCTGTACATTCTAATGCATATAAAATGATTgaatatcataataaaaataacataaaaagtAATACACATTttaatgatgaagaaaatattaataacacAATAACAAATGTATTAAGTTTAAGTACTGTTgaagatattataaaagataatgaaaataaaaatcaccATGATATAACAAATCATAACAATATTTTACaacaaaataatagtaaCTCCTTTGAAAGTTCAAATACAAATGTAGactatatagaaaaaaatatgaatatacaaaataatataaatatatcaaataataattatattgaatataataacaattttcaattaaataatcttttaaatatatataataatgaaaactTTAATATACcacaaaattattttcatataccAAATGATAATTGTAAAAACagttatgataataatttattctcACATCCGAAATATAAACTACCCATACTTATTAAAGGTAATATACAATTTGTTAGTAcagaaaatatgtataaaataaaattaaatgtacttttaaataatattaatacaaataaaaataatagtaatatattattaaacagATATGAAAATATCCTAATTAAAATACCTATACATCATTTTATCAAGTCAGTTAATTTTCATACATCCATaggaaatattaattataatgaaaaaaagaaatgtatTTATTGGTTTATTAATTATCTTACAGATATGAATACACAAATATATgctaatatatctttatatgttCCTACacatgaagaaaatgatatgaatcaaataaataatataaatcatttatccccattaaataattttaactTATATCCTCTCTTTAATTTTGTAGCATATGCTAGCCTAAAAATTAATGGCGTATCCATCACTGAtcataaaatagaaaaaattgaaatacaaaatatgaaaaatatggaaatacGTAAGGGTTGTAGATATACTACCATATACAATAACATCGAATTTAGgctataa
- a CDS encoding major facilitator superfamily, putative codes for MTMFKVDENNFNYNKEYEKVKKRTLFKILLSVFIKTLFESFLQPLLPFYILNYYDIEVKELGILLSFYSFSQCVMCLIIGLFSSINRKHLLVFLLMFNLVGIYLFYMKLNFTLLIINRIICGSSSVFIVVVNTIINDLVDNNVCIYYTYINIFNAIGIILGPLLSSFFLTIFNFQIILNFNTFGLLVSLCIVLTISSDLLVQNKIKNQPTESTLHSNLPQRDTEKKEIIDNNNNNVNNNNINNNNNVNNNINNNNINNVDDIKHEEDSEQNTKAFNEENKTEDNHSILQVKSTEHLRSNDFIISSYNEEENNTNNYIVNKNEQNSSDGIFNNDKIYKYYSEEFSEISSYQQYLKTKDKYYISRFTYFLRQKLNLLIKTIFTYKFKCLLSICFFRFTSAFASNLMSNIFFVFYNDNVSSDNKQIQISIFVSLSGIIMIFYQYFSFSYIVNNFGYNGTAIIGLLIQSTGILLTYYTIKYYSLIFQYISICFIHSCSYAYIEPIIPTIISLFFDKKDQLFSQSFVSFFRYLSLTISPIVYSYYYIENQLYPFSISSSMSILSIFFVILSFKFHNKMKNSMTN; via the exons ATGACAATGTTTAAGGTTGATgagaataattttaattataataaagaatatgaaaaagTTAAGAAAAGAAcattattcaaaatattattgtCTGTATTTATTAAAACGTTATTTGAATCATTTTTACAACCATTATTaccattttatatattaaattattatgatatagaAGTAAAAGAGTTAGGTATTTTATTAagtttttattcattttcaCAATGTGTGATGTGTTTAATAATTggattattttcttcaataaATAGAAAACATTTGTtagtatttttattaatgttTAATTTGGttggtatatatttattttatatgaaattaaATTTTACATTACTTATAATTAATCGTATCATATGTGGAAGTAGTTCTGTTTTTATAGTTGTTGTTAatacaataataaatgatttaGTTGATAATAacgtatgtatatattatacatatattaatatatttaatgctATTGGAATAATATTAGGACcattattatcttctttttttttaaccatATTTAACTTTCAAATAATACtaaattttaatacattTGGATTATTAGTATCTTTATGTATTGTTTTGACAATATCTAGCGATTTACTagtacaaaataaaataaaaaaccaACCAACAGAATCAACCTTACATTCGAACTTACCACAAAGAGATACAGAAAAGAAGGAAATCattgacaataataataataatgtaaataataataatataaataataataataatgtaaataataatataaataataataatattaacaatgttgatgatataaaacaTGAGGAAGATAGCGAACAAAATACAAAAGCATTTAATGAGGAAAATAAAACAGAAGATAATCATTCCATTTTACAAGTAAAAAGTACAGAACATTTAAGAAGTAatgattttattatatcaagttataatgaagaagaaaataatacaaataattatattgttaataaaaatgaacaaaattcATCTGATggtatttttaataatgataaaatatataaatattatagtGAAGAATTTTCTGAAATATCATCATATCAacaatatttaaaaactaaagataaatattatatttcaaggtttacttattttttaagaCAAAAAttgaatttattaataaaaactatatttacatataaatttaaatgtcTCTTATCCATATGTTTCTTTAGATTTACTTCAGCATTTGCTTCAAATTTGATGAGTAACATTTTTTTCGTCTTCTACAATGACAATGTCTCATCAG ataATAAGCAAATTCAGATAAGCATTTTTGTTTCACTTAGTggaataattatgatattcTATCAgtacttttctttttcatatattgtTAATAACTTTGGATATAATG GAACTGCAATTATTGGATTACTTATACAGAGCACAGGAATATTATTAACCTACTACaccataaaatattattccttaatttttcaatatattagCATTTGCTTCATACATTCTTGTTCTTATGCTTATATAGAACCAATAATTCCTACCATCATATCCTTATTCTTTGATAAAAAAGATCAATTATTTTCTCAAAGTTTTGTATCTTTTTTCAGATATTTATCTTTAACTATATCACCTATTGTCTATAGTTATTACTATATTGAAAATCAGCTCTATCCTTTCTCCATATCTTCAAGTATGTCTAttttatctattttttttgttattttgtCTTTTAAATTTCATAACAAGATGAAAAATTCTATGACTAATTaa
- a CDS encoding 60S ribosomal protein L1, putative, with amino-acid sequence MSKLNQDLLKKAISDVFEGTKQKKRKFVETIELQIGLKDYDTQRDKRFSGTVRLSNEVRKKLKVCILGDAVHVEEAQKLELDYMDIEAMKKLNKDKTLVKKLAKKYDAFLASQVILPQIPKLLGPGLNKAGKFPSLITHNDKINDKILELKSSIKFQLKKVLCMGVPVGHANLKEEELRSNIVHAINFLVSLLKKNWQNIRTLHIKSTMGKPQRIYG; translated from the exons atgag CAAGTTGAATCAAGATTTACTTAAAAAAGCCATTTCCGACGTATTTGAAGGAAccaaacaaaaaaagagaaagttTGTTGAAACAATTGAATTACAAATAGGTTTAAAGGATTATGATACTCAAAGAGATAAACGTTTCTCAGGTACTGTTAGGTTATCTAATGAAGTTCGTAAGAAATTAAAAGTATGTATATTAGGAGATGCTGTACATGTAGAAGAAGCTCAAAAATTAGAATTAGATTATATGGATATTGAAgctatgaaaaaattaaataaagataaaactCTTGTTAAGAAACTAGCCAAAAAGTATGATGCATTTTTAGCAAGTCAGGTTATATTACCTCAAATTCCTAAATTACTTGGTCCAGGTTTAAATAAGGCAGGTAAATTTCCTTCCTTAATTACACacaatgataaaataaatgataaaattctTGAATTAAAATCATCTATTAAATTccaattaaaaaaagtttTATGTATGGGTGTTCCTGTTGGTCATGCAAActtaaaagaagaagagtTAAGATCTAATATTGTACATGCTATTAACTTTTTAGTATCACTCTTAAAAAAGAACTGGCAAAATATTAGAACTTTACATATTAAAAGTACCATGGGAAAACCACAACGTATATATGGTTAA